One stretch of Chryseobacterium indologenes DNA includes these proteins:
- a CDS encoding shikimate dehydrogenase family protein: MDSNKKLGLIGRNISYSFSKKFFENKFQKLMLKGFSYDIFDLNEINEVQNLFSSPELLGFNVTIPYKEQIISYLDELSDEAEKIGAVNCVLIQNGKKTGYNTDAFGFEKTLLLHKKTTHNKALILGNGGAAKAVKYVLDKHNIPSKIISRNTEINFENLDEETVQEHKIIIQCTPVGTFPNVEDCLDFPFDALSPEHLVIDLIYNPNYTQFIINASEKGAKTVNGYYMLEQQAEKAWEIWNF; the protein is encoded by the coding sequence ATGGATTCCAATAAAAAATTAGGATTGATAGGACGAAATATTTCTTATTCCTTTTCTAAAAAATTCTTCGAAAATAAGTTCCAAAAGCTTATGCTTAAAGGCTTCTCCTATGATATTTTTGATCTGAATGAAATCAATGAAGTACAAAACCTATTCTCTTCGCCTGAATTGTTAGGTTTTAATGTTACCATTCCTTATAAAGAACAGATCATCAGCTACCTGGATGAACTAAGTGATGAAGCTGAAAAAATTGGTGCGGTGAACTGTGTCTTAATTCAAAACGGTAAAAAAACAGGGTACAATACCGATGCTTTCGGTTTTGAAAAGACCTTGCTTTTACACAAAAAAACTACGCACAACAAAGCTTTGATCTTAGGAAATGGTGGAGCAGCAAAAGCGGTAAAATATGTTTTGGATAAACACAATATCCCATCAAAAATCATTTCAAGGAATACGGAAATCAATTTTGAAAACCTTGACGAGGAAACCGTACAGGAGCATAAGATCATCATCCAATGTACACCGGTAGGAACATTTCCGAATGTTGAAGACTGCCTGGATTTTCCTTTTGATGCGCTTTCCCCGGAACATTTAGTTATTGATTTAATTTACAACCCAAACTATACACAATTTATCATCAACGCTTCCGAAAAAGGAGCAAAAACAGTCAACGGTTATTATATGCTTGAACAGCAAGCAGAAAAAGCTTGGGAAATTTGGAATTTTTAA
- a CDS encoding endonuclease: MKRILSFFLLSFALINAFAQAPAGYYNAAAGLTGAPLKTALKAIITSGHQDKGYGGLWTAYYTTDRDTNTNFENDGTILDIYSENPNGPDPYNFIVGTNQCGTYSNEGDCYNREHIVPQSLFNKASPMVADIHFIRPTDGKVNGMRSNYPFGKVGNATYTSDNGSKLGNSVSPGYSGTVFEPIDAFKGDVARMIFYFVTRYEDNLSTFTTGNMLGGSAFPGLDTWELQQLLAWNAMDPVSPEEINRNNAAYTFQGNRNPFIDNSAYANSIWGSPAVDNQAPTAPTNLATNTPTSNSISLSWTASTDNVGVTGYDIYVNNAFKSTVSGTSTTATVSGLLPLTQYSFYVIAKDAFGNSSPQSNSATGTTLDGPVNVGNCGDENFSNIPANASDYKTRTWTNNNVNWTATSARTDQTINGKAITIMGGTLTSSNVPGGVQTLTVTTQLKFNGGDSTLNVFVNDNLVGTVPYSATAATTSINVNVTGNAVIKIVNPSSSNRVAIDDLKWTCYSGSLATSEIKKDKSEFTIYPNPVRNNELFVKGENLNKISKAEIYDLSGKVIETIANPFKNSNKINLKGLVKGTYILKTDNFSTKFIVE, encoded by the coding sequence ATGAAACGAATTTTATCTTTTTTTCTATTAAGCTTTGCATTGATTAATGCATTTGCACAAGCTCCAGCAGGTTATTATAATGCTGCTGCAGGTTTAACAGGAGCTCCTCTTAAAACAGCTCTTAAAGCTATTATTACCTCTGGGCATCAAGATAAAGGGTATGGAGGCTTGTGGACAGCTTATTATACCACAGATCGTGATACAAACACAAACTTCGAAAACGACGGAACCATTTTAGACATCTATTCTGAAAACCCTAACGGACCAGATCCTTACAACTTTATTGTAGGTACTAACCAATGCGGAACTTATTCTAACGAAGGAGATTGTTATAACAGAGAACATATTGTTCCACAAAGTTTATTTAATAAAGCTTCCCCAATGGTTGCAGACATTCACTTTATTCGTCCTACAGATGGAAAAGTAAACGGAATGAGATCCAATTATCCTTTTGGTAAAGTAGGTAATGCTACCTATACTTCAGATAATGGGTCTAAACTAGGAAATTCAGTTTCCCCAGGATATAGTGGGACAGTATTTGAGCCAATTGATGCTTTCAAAGGAGATGTAGCCAGAATGATCTTTTATTTTGTAACAAGATATGAGGACAATCTTTCTACATTCACTACGGGTAACATGCTTGGCGGATCAGCTTTCCCAGGTCTCGATACATGGGAGCTTCAGCAGCTTTTAGCATGGAATGCTATGGATCCTGTATCTCCGGAAGAAATAAATAGAAACAATGCTGCTTACACATTTCAAGGAAACAGAAATCCATTCATTGATAATTCCGCTTATGCAAATTCAATCTGGGGATCTCCTGCAGTTGACAACCAGGCTCCTACAGCACCTACAAATTTAGCTACAAATACACCCACTTCAAATTCTATTTCATTAAGCTGGACTGCATCTACAGATAATGTTGGAGTAACAGGATATGACATCTATGTAAATAATGCATTTAAATCTACGGTATCGGGAACATCAACAACAGCTACAGTATCCGGATTATTACCTCTTACTCAATATTCATTTTATGTCATTGCAAAAGATGCTTTTGGAAATAGTTCGCCACAAAGTAATTCTGCAACAGGAACTACTCTTGACGGACCTGTTAACGTAGGAAACTGTGGTGATGAAAACTTCAGTAATATTCCTGCAAATGCAAGTGATTATAAAACCAGAACATGGACAAACAATAATGTAAACTGGACTGCAACATCTGCAAGAACAGACCAAACCATTAACGGTAAAGCAATCACAATTATGGGTGGAACTTTAACAAGTTCTAATGTACCAGGTGGAGTTCAGACCTTAACCGTAACAACTCAGCTTAAATTCAATGGTGGAGACAGCACTCTGAATGTTTTTGTAAATGATAATTTAGTAGGAACAGTTCCTTACAGCGCAACAGCAGCAACAACATCAATTAATGTAAATGTTACAGGAAACGCTGTCATTAAAATTGTAAACCCTAGCAGCAGCAACAGAGTAGCAATTGATGATCTTAAATGGACATGCTACAGCGGATCATTAGCAACTTCTGAAATCAAAAAAGATAAATCAGAATTCACCATCTACCCTAACCCGGTAAGAAACAATGAACTGTTTGTAAAAGGAGAAAATCTTAACAAAATTTCAAAGGCTGAGATCTATGACCTTTCAGGAAAAGTAATTGAAACAATTGCCAATCCTTTCAAAAACTCAAATAAAATCAACCTTAAAGGATTAGTAAAAGGAACTTATATTTTAAAAACAGATAATTTCTCTACTAAATTCATTGTAGAATAA
- a CDS encoding ABC transporter permease gives MKNIAFYIASRYLLAKKGSTAVTFITWLAVGAMTVAVAAMFVIISVFSGLENLNKDLISNLHADLTLKSVSGKTIKNLDQINKVLNSNKEIASYSRVIEEKVYISFNGKGDIAYLRGVDSAYIKVNPINKEVFYGTYPSFKYSNEVLMENSLDNRLSIPVDSSNHYATVFMPKPGTGIINKEEDIYNKRDISVTGVFPGKDQLDSYIISPIELAEELLNLPRNSAYQIVIKLRNPENADAVKQSLLSSLGKTIEIKTKEEENAAFWKMINTEKLFIYLIFALVIFITTFNLAGAIIILQLDKKEQAKSLISLGFPLSHLRMTYFYTGILIVVSGVITGLIFGTALCYFQLYTEFFRANEVLPFPVKIVGKNYLIVALTASVFGITISWFFSKISKEYITKN, from the coding sequence TTGAAGAATATTGCATTTTACATAGCATCCAGATACCTTTTGGCTAAAAAAGGCAGTACCGCTGTTACCTTTATTACATGGCTTGCAGTAGGTGCTATGACGGTTGCTGTGGCTGCAATGTTCGTTATTATTTCAGTTTTTTCAGGGCTTGAAAATCTGAACAAAGACTTAATCTCTAATCTTCATGCTGACCTGACCTTAAAAAGTGTATCAGGTAAAACCATTAAAAACCTGGATCAGATTAATAAGGTTCTAAACAGCAATAAAGAGATCGCCAGCTATTCCCGTGTTATTGAAGAAAAGGTATATATTAGCTTTAATGGAAAAGGTGATATTGCCTATTTACGTGGTGTTGACTCTGCATATATAAAAGTAAATCCCATTAATAAGGAAGTATTTTATGGAACTTATCCTAGTTTCAAATATTCTAATGAGGTATTGATGGAAAACAGTCTCGATAACCGGTTATCCATTCCTGTAGATTCTTCCAATCATTATGCAACCGTCTTCATGCCAAAACCAGGAACCGGAATTATTAATAAAGAAGAAGATATTTACAATAAAAGAGATATTTCAGTAACCGGAGTATTCCCAGGAAAAGATCAGCTGGACAGCTATATTATCTCTCCTATTGAACTTGCCGAGGAACTATTAAACCTTCCAAGAAATTCAGCTTACCAGATTGTTATTAAATTAAGAAATCCCGAAAACGCTGATGCCGTAAAACAAAGTTTACTCTCTTCTCTGGGTAAAACTATTGAAATCAAAACCAAGGAAGAAGAAAATGCAGCTTTCTGGAAGATGATTAATACTGAGAAGCTATTTATTTATCTGATCTTCGCACTGGTTATTTTCATTACTACCTTTAATCTTGCCGGAGCGATCATTATTTTGCAGCTTGACAAAAAAGAACAGGCAAAATCTCTTATTTCACTGGGCTTTCCTTTAAGCCATCTGAGAATGACCTATTTCTATACCGGAATTCTTATTGTGGTATCCGGAGTTATCACCGGGTTGATCTTCGGAACAGCCTTATGTTACTTCCAGCTTTACACGGAATTCTTCAGAGCCAATGAAGTATTACCCTTCCCTGTAAAAATTGTTGGGAAGAATTATCTTATCGTTGCTCTTACAGCTTCCGTATTTGGTATTACAATCTCTTGGTTCTTCTCCAAGATCAGTAAAGAGTATATTACTAAAAATTAA
- the rbfA gene encoding 30S ribosome-binding factor RbfA has product MESNRQRKVAQIIQEDFAELFRKQAADSKQSILVSVSDVKVTADLGIAKIYLSIFPQEHRTAVMKEIEENKPQYRNFIGQKMAKQVRIIPQLNFYLDTALDDVEKLERELRGEGDNPVL; this is encoded by the coding sequence ATGGAAAGTAACAGACAAAGAAAAGTAGCACAAATCATTCAGGAGGACTTCGCAGAACTTTTCCGCAAGCAGGCTGCTGACAGCAAACAAAGTATATTGGTATCCGTTTCAGATGTAAAAGTAACGGCAGATTTGGGTATTGCAAAAATTTATTTAAGTATTTTCCCTCAGGAACACCGTACAGCGGTAATGAAGGAAATTGAAGAAAACAAACCTCAATATAGAAACTTTATCGGCCAGAAAATGGCTAAACAGGTACGTATCATTCCACAGTTGAACTTTTACTTAGATACGGCTCTTGATGACGTTGAAAAACTGGAAAGAGAATTGAGAGGCGAAGGTGACAATCCTGTTTTATAG
- the mce gene encoding methylmalonyl-CoA epimerase: MKLEHIGIAVKSLGVSDELFAKLLGKESYKQETVEREGVVTSFYETGESKIELLEASNPESPISKFIEKKGEGIHHLAFGVENILEEVKRLKKEGFQFISEEPKEGADNKLVVFLHPKSTNGVLVELCQEKQ; encoded by the coding sequence ATGAAGCTAGAACATATCGGTATTGCCGTAAAGTCTTTAGGCGTCTCTGACGAACTTTTTGCTAAGCTACTAGGAAAAGAATCTTACAAACAAGAAACAGTGGAAAGAGAAGGAGTGGTAACTTCTTTCTATGAAACAGGAGAAAGTAAAATAGAACTTTTGGAAGCTAGTAATCCTGAGAGCCCCATCTCAAAATTTATTGAAAAAAAGGGCGAAGGCATCCATCATCTGGCATTTGGGGTCGAAAATATCCTGGAAGAAGTAAAAAGATTAAAAAAAGAAGGATTTCAATTTATCTCGGAAGAGCCGAAAGAAGGTGCTGATAATAAATTAGTTGTATTTCTTCATCCAAAGTCTACAAACGGTGTGCTGGTAGAACTTTGCCAAGAAAAGCAATAA
- a CDS encoding alkaline phosphatase D family protein produces the protein MMENNNQLDRRRFLKNSLLAAGGLFIAPLIISCKDDDFIEEEKAPTDLKNSGFDIGVASFDPTATGIIIWTRYSAGIDAEVTWEISRNSNFSEVLRRGKANASVINDFTVAVDVQNIPSNTKYYYRFYNIKTKETSVIGETITLPSKTDSVNEVKLAVVSCSNFPAGLFNVYGAVAKSEADVVVHLGDYIYEYAPGQYGTNPYTNQLGRAHKPAKEILNLNDYRERYRQYRGDKNLQLAHQKKPFICVWDDHEFANDTYKSGAENHQPDEGDFEVRKKAAFQAYCEYIPLKTGKDLKIYRSFNFGNIVSLYMMDTRVIARDKQLEYSDYLDSAGNFDQVKFKTAFLDPGRKLIGSEQMSWLGSQINADTAKWKVLGQQILMTKMMVPAELLMLLNQILAEIKKLGSAQLATMQALQNTIAQLMVIKARHKAQDPTLTPQEIARVTTTLPYNLDAWDGYFMEREQLYSILAGKKVVVLAGDTHNAWLGTLTNAQGKVIGTELACSSVSSPGLEGYLGITSDPSQAIALAQAFSSLIDDLEYANLYKRGYLHVKFTAGDAVAEWRFVDNVTSEIYNTTTEKIYTIS, from the coding sequence ATGATGGAAAACAACAACCAACTTGATAGAAGACGGTTTCTTAAAAATTCACTGTTAGCAGCCGGAGGACTGTTTATTGCTCCTTTGATTATAAGCTGCAAGGATGACGACTTTATCGAAGAAGAAAAGGCTCCCACTGATCTTAAAAATTCAGGTTTTGATATCGGAGTAGCCAGTTTTGATCCTACAGCAACAGGAATTATTATATGGACTAGATATTCTGCGGGAATTGATGCGGAAGTTACCTGGGAAATCAGCCGAAACAGTAATTTTTCTGAGGTTTTAAGAAGAGGAAAGGCTAATGCCTCGGTAATCAATGACTTTACTGTGGCGGTAGATGTACAAAATATTCCGTCCAATACCAAATACTACTATAGATTTTATAATATTAAAACCAAGGAAACCAGTGTAATAGGGGAAACCATTACGTTACCATCCAAAACTGATTCTGTAAATGAAGTGAAACTGGCGGTGGTATCGTGTTCCAACTTTCCAGCAGGACTTTTCAATGTATACGGAGCCGTTGCCAAATCTGAAGCGGATGTAGTGGTACATCTTGGGGATTATATCTATGAATATGCACCTGGACAATATGGAACCAATCCATATACCAATCAACTGGGCAGAGCCCATAAACCTGCTAAAGAAATCCTGAATCTGAACGATTACAGAGAAAGATACAGACAATACAGAGGAGACAAAAACCTTCAGCTGGCCCACCAGAAAAAACCTTTTATCTGTGTTTGGGATGACCACGAATTTGCAAACGATACCTATAAATCCGGAGCAGAGAACCATCAACCGGACGAAGGTGACTTTGAGGTAAGAAAAAAAGCAGCATTTCAGGCCTATTGCGAATATATTCCTCTTAAAACAGGAAAAGATCTTAAGATCTATAGAAGCTTCAACTTTGGAAATATTGTATCCCTTTATATGATGGATACAAGGGTGATTGCCAGAGATAAGCAGCTAGAGTATTCAGATTATTTGGATAGTGCCGGAAACTTCGATCAGGTGAAGTTTAAAACAGCTTTCTTAGATCCAGGCAGAAAGCTGATAGGAAGTGAACAAATGTCATGGTTAGGTTCTCAGATCAATGCTGATACTGCAAAGTGGAAAGTGTTGGGACAACAAATCCTGATGACCAAAATGATGGTTCCTGCAGAGTTATTGATGTTGCTCAATCAGATTTTAGCAGAAATAAAAAAGCTTGGAAGCGCACAACTGGCTACCATGCAGGCACTTCAGAACACAATTGCCCAGCTGATGGTTATTAAAGCAAGACACAAAGCTCAGGATCCTACCCTTACTCCACAGGAAATAGCAAGAGTTACCACAACCTTGCCTTATAATCTGGATGCCTGGGATGGATATTTCATGGAAAGAGAACAGCTATATTCTATCCTTGCAGGTAAAAAAGTAGTTGTATTGGCAGGGGATACGCATAATGCATGGTTAGGAACACTCACGAATGCACAAGGGAAGGTTATCGGAACCGAACTGGCATGTAGTTCTGTTTCTTCACCAGGTCTTGAAGGCTATCTTGGGATTACCTCAGATCCTAGTCAGGCGATCGCGCTGGCTCAGGCATTTTCATCACTGATTGATGATCTGGAGTATGCCAACCTGTATAAAAGAGGATATCTACATGTGAAATTTACGGCCGGAGATGCCGTAGCAGAATGGAGATTTGTAGACAATGTGACCTCAGAAATTTATAATACGACTACAGAAAAAATATACACAATCTCATAG
- a CDS encoding helix-turn-helix domain-containing protein — MSIKILNIPEFCRYLNVDSLKSDDLHIVDFETQNDIRLKSEPVTIDFYLLAIKPPMEVKFNSYQLLEDQSDSSYMYVDCPQNTLEWEIAPPFSGLCIMVGTKYLEKYAKDYSFVHYNNHEALFLTKEEETILWDLFRKANNEFQKEYYSRTVIISYVNLILTYVKDFYDRQFDTRSEIYHRVIDVFYKNLDHYFRENETLAGLPSVAYFAQKSNLSPNYFGDLIKHFTGKSPLDHIHDYVIKQAKDKLKNTTLSVSEISYSLGFDYPNYFARFFRKKTGLSPKVFRNQ; from the coding sequence ATGAGTATAAAAATATTAAATATTCCAGAATTCTGTCGCTACTTGAATGTGGATTCATTGAAAAGTGATGACCTCCACATCGTAGATTTTGAAACGCAGAATGATATCAGACTAAAATCTGAGCCGGTAACCATCGATTTTTATCTTTTGGCCATCAAACCGCCAATGGAAGTGAAATTTAACTCTTACCAGCTTCTGGAAGATCAGTCAGATTCATCTTATATGTATGTGGATTGCCCGCAAAATACATTGGAATGGGAAATAGCCCCGCCATTTTCAGGATTGTGTATTATGGTTGGTACCAAATATCTTGAAAAATACGCCAAGGATTACAGCTTTGTACACTATAACAACCACGAGGCTCTTTTCCTTACCAAAGAAGAAGAAACCATTTTGTGGGATCTCTTTAGAAAAGCCAATAATGAATTTCAGAAGGAGTACTATTCAAGAACAGTTATTATATCTTACGTTAACCTGATTCTCACCTATGTAAAAGATTTTTACGACCGCCAGTTTGATACTAGAAGCGAAATTTATCACAGGGTTATTGATGTGTTTTACAAAAACCTGGACCATTACTTCAGAGAAAATGAAACCCTTGCCGGCCTTCCTTCCGTAGCTTACTTTGCTCAGAAAAGTAACCTTTCTCCTAATTATTTCGGAGACCTTATCAAACATTTTACAGGAAAATCACCTTTGGATCACATTCATGACTATGTTATAAAGCAAGCGAAGGATAAACTTAAAAACACAACCCTTTCTGTGAGTGAAATCTCTTATAGCCTGGGTTTCGATTATCCCAACTACTTTGCAAGATTCTTCCGGAAAAAAACAGGACTTTCACCCAAAGTTTTCAGAAATCAGTAA
- a CDS encoding alpha/beta hydrolase gives MSQEKISIKNRNGQGITLSAVIYFPEGFNQNKKYPSVVVSHPGGGVKEQTAGLYAKKLSENGLITIAYDASYQGESTGEPRQLENPYIRTEDVSAVIDYLTTLPYIDIENIGAMGICAGAGYTANAAINDHRIKAVGMVSAVNIGSMFRNGWENNVKDADALPYLIAGSNARTADAKEGTQILPLAPMKEEDAPNEELREAWEYYHTNRCQYPTAPGFATTRSLTQIISYDAYNKAEAFFTQPLLAIVGSVAGSAWMSDDLLERAASADKRKYSIEGANHMSLYDRENYVNEAVGQLVPFFQQKLA, from the coding sequence ATGTCACAAGAAAAAATCAGTATTAAAAATAGAAACGGTCAAGGAATTACCCTGTCAGCAGTAATATACTTTCCTGAAGGATTTAACCAGAACAAAAAGTACCCATCAGTAGTAGTATCTCACCCGGGTGGCGGAGTAAAAGAACAGACTGCAGGTTTGTATGCTAAAAAACTCTCTGAAAACGGATTGATTACCATCGCGTATGATGCTTCTTATCAGGGAGAAAGTACAGGAGAGCCACGTCAGTTGGAAAATCCTTATATCAGAACAGAAGATGTAAGTGCAGTAATCGATTATTTAACAACACTTCCTTACATAGATATAGAAAACATCGGAGCTATGGGAATTTGCGCAGGAGCTGGATATACTGCCAATGCAGCCATCAACGATCATAGAATTAAAGCGGTGGGAATGGTGAGTGCTGTCAATATCGGATCAATGTTCCGTAACGGATGGGAAAATAATGTAAAAGATGCAGATGCACTTCCTTATTTAATCGCTGGATCAAATGCAAGAACAGCTGATGCAAAAGAAGGAACTCAGATACTTCCTTTAGCACCCATGAAAGAAGAAGATGCCCCTAATGAAGAGCTGAGAGAAGCATGGGAATATTATCATACAAACCGTTGTCAATATCCTACAGCACCGGGTTTTGCCACAACTAGAAGCTTAACTCAGATTATCTCTTATGATGCTTACAACAAAGCAGAAGCTTTCTTTACTCAGCCATTATTAGCCATTGTTGGAAGTGTAGCCGGAAGCGCCTGGATGAGTGATGATTTACTTGAGCGTGCTGCCTCTGCAGATAAAAGAAAATATAGTATTGAAGGAGCCAACCACATGTCTTTATATGACAGAGAAAACTATGTGAATGAAGCGGTAGGCCAATTAGTGCCATTCTTTCAACAAAAATTAGCTTAA
- a CDS encoding Na+/H+ antiporter, which yields MVENFIYYLGLVLVIIGSIMLANRLKVAYPIILVIAGLLISFIPGLPPIKIDPELIFIIFLPPLLYEAAFAVSWKEIWKLRRIITSFAFIVVFLTAISVAFVANSYIPGFSLALGFVLGGIVSPPDAVSAGAILKFVKVPKNLSTVLEGESLFNDASSLIIFRFAMVAVATGQFIWQDAVVSFGWMVFGGLGIGVVLAFIFLKIEKIFPTDVNMDAILSLVAPYVMYIAAEEVHSSGVLAVVSGGLFLSVRRHEIFRTSESRLKGSNVWESFVFLINGIVFLLIGLDLPEIMVGLDKEGISLSDAVVYGLLITAVLIVVRFLSSFGAVFITLIMRNFINVADRDPGMKAPILMSWTGMRGVVSLAAALSIPVVMDNGQPFPHRDLILFITFVVILATLIIQGLTLPVLIKKLNLSDTGRGYLSEDESEHFLRKEMRRVALKYLNENYKERRRENEYFNKLMDRWEQEDKEDSTHKLSDEAKEIYFETLEQQRIWLREENRRNPNIDEEYIRHYLTRLDLEEERLRM from the coding sequence ATGGTGGAAAATTTCATTTATTATCTGGGGTTGGTTCTGGTGATTATTGGTTCTATTATGTTGGCCAATCGATTAAAAGTAGCCTATCCCATTATATTGGTCATTGCCGGTCTCCTTATTAGTTTTATTCCCGGTTTGCCACCCATAAAAATTGATCCCGAACTTATCTTTATCATTTTTTTACCACCCTTATTATATGAAGCCGCTTTTGCCGTTTCATGGAAAGAAATCTGGAAACTGAGGCGGATTATCACCAGTTTTGCCTTTATAGTTGTTTTTCTTACAGCCATATCGGTAGCCTTTGTTGCTAACTCATATATTCCGGGATTCTCATTAGCATTAGGTTTTGTATTAGGAGGAATTGTCTCTCCACCGGATGCCGTGAGTGCAGGAGCTATTTTAAAATTTGTAAAAGTTCCTAAAAACTTATCTACTGTTTTAGAAGGCGAAAGTCTGTTTAATGATGCTTCCTCTCTTATTATTTTCAGATTTGCAATGGTTGCTGTAGCCACCGGACAATTCATCTGGCAGGATGCAGTAGTAAGTTTCGGATGGATGGTATTCGGAGGATTGGGAATAGGTGTTGTGCTCGCATTTATCTTTCTTAAAATTGAAAAAATATTTCCTACCGATGTCAATATGGATGCAATACTTAGTCTGGTAGCTCCTTATGTGATGTATATAGCCGCAGAAGAAGTTCATTCATCCGGTGTTTTGGCGGTAGTGAGCGGTGGGTTGTTTCTTTCCGTCAGAAGGCATGAAATTTTCCGGACTTCAGAATCTAGACTCAAAGGTTCCAACGTTTGGGAAAGCTTTGTTTTTCTGATTAACGGAATTGTATTTCTGTTGATTGGCTTAGATCTGCCTGAGATTATGGTAGGATTAGATAAAGAAGGAATAAGCCTTTCAGATGCCGTTGTTTATGGATTACTCATTACAGCAGTTCTGATTGTCGTTCGTTTTTTATCCTCTTTTGGAGCCGTTTTTATCACTCTGATTATGAGAAACTTCATCAATGTTGCCGATCGGGATCCGGGAATGAAAGCCCCAATACTCATGAGCTGGACTGGGATGCGCGGAGTAGTATCATTAGCTGCAGCCTTATCAATTCCTGTAGTAATGGATAACGGCCAGCCTTTTCCACACCGTGATCTTATCCTCTTTATTACCTTTGTAGTGATCCTGGCAACTCTTATTATTCAAGGGCTTACATTACCAGTTTTGATTAAAAAACTTAATTTATCTGATACCGGAAGAGGATATTTGTCTGAAGACGAATCAGAACACTTTTTAAGAAAAGAAATGCGCCGTGTTGCCTTAAAATATCTTAACGAAAATTATAAAGAAAGAAGACGTGAAAATGAATACTTTAATAAGCTGATGGACCGCTGGGAGCAGGAGGATAAAGAGGATTCCACGCATAAATTGTCTGATGAAGCCAAAGAAATTTATTTCGAAACTCTCGAACAGCAACGCATCTGGCTTCGGGAAGAAAACAGACGCAATCCCAATATCGACGAAGAATATATAAGACATTATTTAACAAGGCTGGATCTTGAAGAAGAAAGGCTGAGAATGTAA
- a CDS encoding MBL fold metallo-hydrolase yields the protein MNLVKQLGQFPDEKRKEYFSTLPNYANGKFQNILVTPALLEGESMTKALFNSLCKVENTSPKSALPFVITDLKKLSPDENVLVWFGHSSYFIQVDGKKFLIDPVFSGNASPMPGSIKAFAGADYYKPEYMPDIDFLLISHDHWDHLDYKTVQELKNRVGKVICGLGTGQHFEYWGWKPEKIIEKNWWESIDIADGFRITLTPARHFSGRLLNRNISLWTSFVLKTPTKNLFLGGDSGYGNHFTEIGEKYGPFDLAVMECGQYNEKWPYIHTLPDQLIGEVKELKAKNFIPVHHSKFKLSQHAWFEPVELAAKNAEDHNQPITLPVIGEKVDLNQLGNVTWKKWWEEYW from the coding sequence ATGAATTTAGTAAAACAGCTCGGGCAGTTTCCAGACGAAAAAAGAAAGGAATACTTCAGTACACTTCCCAACTATGCCAACGGAAAATTTCAGAATATACTCGTTACTCCAGCCTTACTGGAAGGCGAAAGTATGACCAAAGCCCTTTTTAACAGCTTGTGTAAAGTGGAAAATACTTCCCCGAAATCTGCCCTTCCGTTTGTCATCACAGATCTGAAAAAACTTTCTCCGGACGAGAATGTCTTAGTATGGTTTGGGCATAGCTCATATTTTATACAGGTTGATGGAAAAAAATTCCTGATAGATCCTGTTTTCAGTGGAAATGCATCTCCAATGCCGGGATCTATAAAAGCATTTGCAGGAGCAGATTATTATAAGCCGGAATATATGCCGGATATAGACTTTCTGTTGATTTCTCACGATCATTGGGATCATTTAGACTATAAAACCGTACAGGAACTGAAAAACAGAGTAGGAAAAGTAATTTGCGGACTGGGAACAGGCCAGCACTTCGAATACTGGGGCTGGAAGCCGGAAAAAATCATTGAAAAAAACTGGTGGGAAAGTATAGATATTGCCGATGGGTTCAGAATTACCCTTACTCCTGCAAGACATTTCTCCGGCAGACTGCTGAATAGGAATATTTCTCTTTGGACTTCATTTGTTTTAAAAACTCCAACTAAGAACCTGTTTTTAGGAGGTGACAGCGGATATGGAAACCATTTTACTGAAATTGGTGAGAAGTATGGCCCGTTTGACCTTGCTGTAATGGAATGTGGACAATACAACGAGAAATGGCCTTATATTCATACGTTACCAGACCAGCTTATAGGAGAGGTTAAAGAATTGAAAGCGAAAAATTTTATTCCTGTGCATCATTCAAAGTTCAAGTTATCCCAGCATGCCTGGTTTGAACCGGTAGAACTGGCTGCTAAAAATGCAGAAGATCACAATCAACCCATTACTTTACCTGTTATAGGTGAAAAAGTAGATTTGAACCAGCTAGGAAATGTGACCTGGAAAAAATGGTGGGAAGAATATTGGTAA